Sequence from the Dehalococcoidia bacterium genome:
GCTCCCCACGGTAATTCCGCGCATGGCCTTCATGCCCAGGAACATGTAGTTGAGGACATAGACGCCCAGGTGCAGGGTGGCAAGCACCTCGGCCTCGGAGATGTCCACGTGGGTCCCCTCGCCCGTCTGGTCCCGCTGCAGGATGGCGACAAATGTGGCGCATGCGCCGGCCAGCCCCCCCTGCAGGGCCGCCTGGGAGAAAGGGTAGGCCAGCGGCTCCCGCGGCGGCCTGCCCAGGCCCTCGGTCATCCCGCCCATGGACTGGACGTTGATGTCGTGCGCCTTGTAGTCGCGGTAGGGTCCCGTCCACCCGAAGGGCGTGACGGACGTGACGATGAGGCGCGGGTTAACCTCATGCAGATGCTGGAAATCTAGCTCCCATTCCTCCATCTGCCGGGGCGTGTTGCTCTCCACGAGGATGTCCGCCTTCTGGAGCACCTGTTCAAAGAGATTGCGCCCTTCATGCTTGGAAACATCCAGTGTAATGCTCTTCTTGTTGACATTCATGGCCAGGAAGAGGCCGCTCCGCTCGGGGTGCGGGATGTCGCCCAGGAAGGGGCCGTGATGGCGCGCGGGGTCGCCGGAGCCGGGGGGCTCGACCTTGATGACCTCGGCGCCCAGGATGGACATGAACCTGCCGCAAAAGGGCGCGGCGACGGGGCCTCCCAGTTCGACAACGCGGAGGCCTTGCAGGAGTTCACCAGGCATCAGGTGCACCTCTTTCCGCTGGACTCCTCGGCGCAGGATCAGGGCCTGTGCGCCCGCCGAAGGCGAGGACGTCCCGCGACTGATGGTTTGATAGACGCGCGGAACATGGGAAACGCGGAGCGCGGTCCCACTCCGGTTGGATATTATGGCGGCTTCCGATGCGGCGCGCAAGGACTTAGCGCCAGGGAACCCGCCATATACGCCTTGGCTCATGGCGCAGCGTGGGAGAGACAAAGTGGGCAGAGGGTTGTTACTATGGCCCTATGCTGACTGTCACACATGGGCTTACCCAGGAGGAAGCACGACGCCGCCTGTCCGTTCACGGCCGCAACGTCCTTGTGCCGGAGGAGAAGGGGGCCGCGTGGCGGCGCTTTCTGCAGCCCGCCCTTGACCCCATGGTCATGCTCCTGCTCATCGCCGCGGGG
This genomic interval carries:
- a CDS encoding CoA transferase; translation: MPGELLQGLRVVELGGPVAAPFCGRFMSILGAEVIKVEPPGSGDPARHHGPFLGDIPHPERSGLFLAMNVNKKSITLDVSKHEGRNLFEQVLQKADILVESNTPRQMEEWELDFQHLHEVNPRLIVTSVTPFGWTGPYRDYKAHDINVQSMGGMTEGLGRPPREPLAYPFSQAALQGGLAGACATFVAILQRDQTGEGTHVDISEAEVLATLHLGVYVLNYMFLGMKAMRGITVGSRLTYPVGFTKVKDGYMYANAPQLAQWLKFLELMGNPEWAKNPRYRDRRKMAAEYREEVDALTAPWFMERTREEAFKACQERRVPFCPVYNIGESMDNAQIEARGFLPAVDRSDTGPVRYPGLPMQFSATPWRIQHAAPLLGEHNEEVYNQMLGIEKTRLVQLREEGII